The genomic DNA AAATCTCCTTGTAAATGAGAATTCCCCTAATCGGTGACCAACCATATTTTCTGTTATATAAACTGGTATATGTTTTATTCCATTGTACACCGCTATTGTGTGCCCTACCATTTCCGGAATAATCATACTAGCTCTACTCCATGTTTTTATTATCTTTTTTTCGCCAGATTCATTCAATTGTCTAATTTTCTTTAAAAGTTTGGGATCTACGTAAGGTCCCTTTTTGGTGGACCTGCCCATCGTTGCACCTCCCTATTAACCATTTCTTCTTCTGACTATTAGTTTGTCAGACGCTTTTTTACCTCTTCTAGTTTTATATCCTTTAGCCAGTTGTCCCCATGGACTTTGTGGGTGATGACCTTTTCCTCTACCTTCCCCACCACCATGTGGGTGATCCACTGGATTCATTGCAACACCACGTACATGAGGTTTTCTTCCCATCCATCTAACTCTTCCTGCTTTTCCGTCAACTTCATTTTTATGATCTTCGTTACTTACAACGCCTACTGTAGCATAACATTTTACCGGAACCTTTCTCAATTCGCCTGATGGCATTTTGAGAAGAGCATAATTTCCTTCTTTTGCCATCAATTGACATGAACTACCAGCTGATCTTGCAATTTGTCCACCTTTTCCTGGAATAAATTCAACATTGTGAACGATTGTACCTACAGGAATATTTTCAAGTGGTAAAGCGTTCCCAGGCTTAATTTCAGCATCTGGTCCACTTTGAATCGTATCGCCTACCTTTAAACCTTGAGGAGCAAGTATATATCTTTTTTCTCCATCTGCATAAACTAATAATGCTATTCTTGCGGTTCGATTCGGATCGTACTCAATTGAAACAACTTTTGCAGGAATATTTATTTTATCTCTTTTAAAATCAATGATTCTATATCTTCTTTTATGCCCTCCGCCTCTAAACCTAACAGTGACTCTTCCATAATTATTTCTTCCACCTGTTTTTTTCAGAGGAACTGTTAAAGATTTTTCTGGTTCTCTTTTGGTAATTTCAGAAAAATCTGGAATTATCATTTGTCTTCTTCCAGGGCTTGTTGGTTTAAATCTCCTAAGACCCATCATTATTCACCCCTTTTAGTGTTCTCCTTCAAGTTCTTTAATTGTATATCCTTCTTTGAGAGTGACTATTGCTTTTTTCCACGATCTTGTGTATCCCTCTCTTGCCAATGCGCCTCGTCTAATATCTCTTTTAGGTTTTGGCTTTACATTAATAACGTTTACTTTTTCAACTTTCACTTTAAAAAGTTTTTCTATTGCTTCCTTTATTTGAATTTTATTTGCATCTTTCACAACTTCAAAAACATATTTTCTATCTTCTCTTGCATAATATGCTTTTTCACTAACAATTGGTCTAATGACAATATCTGCATAATTTTTCATTATCCGAGCACCTCCTCAATCTTCTGGACGGTACCCTGGATGAGCACAAGTTTATCATGATTTAATATATCATATACATTTAAACCATCAATTGTTACTTTTTCTGTTCCAGGATTGTCAGCAATAATTACCTTCACTCCTGGGATATTTCGTCCAGAAATCTTGACGTTTTCATAACCTTCAACTTTCTTAGGAAGAACAAATAGGACTTTATTTTCTTCAAGTCCAAGATTTTTCAAAATTTCTTTCAATTCTTTAGTCTTTGCTCTTTCAAACTTAAGCTCGTCAAGAACAATCAAATTTCCTTCTTTCAACCTCAAGGAAAGTGCTGACTTTAAAGCAAGTTTCTTCATTTTTTTATTCAATCTTTTAAAATAAACTTTTGGTTTTGGCCCATGAGCAACTCCTCCGTGTCTCCAATGAGGAGCTCTTATAGAACCCTGTCTTGCTCTTCCCATATGTTTTTGAGGCCAAGGTTTTCTCCCGCCACCCGACACTTCACCGCGTGTTTTGGTAGAAGCAGTTCCTGATCTTGAATTTGTAAGTTGCATATCTACATAGCGCCACATTAAATCAAAATTTGGTTCAATTGCGAAAACTTCATCTTTTAACTCAATAGCTCCAACTTTTTCACCTTGGATATTTAACAAATCTAACGTTGCCATTTCTCTATGCCTCCTTTTCTACATTTTCGAGGCTTGCTCTTATCCTCTTTTTGCTGCTCTTATGAGGACAAGGCCGCCCCTCGCTCCTGGAACTCCACCTTTAACTGCTATTAAGTTATTCTCTACATCAATTTTAACAATTTCTGAATTTAAGATTGTTACACGTTCGTTACCATATTGTCCTGGCATTTTTTTACCTTTGAAAATTCTTGCAGGTTCACTGTGTTGACCAACAGAACCGAGCTCTCTATGAAACTTCGCACCGTGAGATTTTGGTCCTCCTCTAAAACCCCATCTTTTCATTGCACCTGCAAATCCTCTACCTTTGGACCAACCTGTAATATCTATCTTGTCTCCTTCTTCAAATATATCTACTTTGATTTCTTGTCCTATTTCGAATTTTTCGGGTTCTTCTACTCTAAATTCTTTCAATATTTTTAACGGCTTTACTCCTGCTTTTTTGAAAACACCTTCCATTGGTTTGTTAACTTTTCTTGCTTCTTCAAAACCAAGTTGGATAGCATTGTAGCCATCTGTTTCTAAAGTCTTCTTTTGAATTACATAACACGGTCCTGCTTTAATTACTGTTACGGGAATGACTTTGTCATCTTTAAATACTCGAGTCATTCCTATTTTTCTTCCTATTATCATCTTCATCTTAAGCACCTCCAAGTTCGCATCACAGGTTGATTTCAACGTCAACTCCAGCTGGAAGGTTTATTTTCATAAGTGCATCAATAGTTTTTGGTGTAGGTTCTACAATATCAATTAATCTTTTGTGTACTCTTTTTTCGAATTGTTCTCTCGAATCCTTATGTTTCAAAGGTGATCTTAAAACAACATAAAGGGTCCTTTCTGTAGGTAAAGGAATAGGCCCTGATACTTTAGCATTTGTTTCTTTTACAACGTCAACTATTTTTTTTGCAGATTCATCTAGCAACTTATGATCATATGCTTTCAGCCTAATTCTTATCTTTTGTCCCGGCATTTTGTTCCCTCCCTTTTTATTTCAGGAAGAAGGGGGGGTTACCCCCCTCTCAAAATTTATTACTCAACAATTGCTGTAACAACTCCTGCACCAACTGTTCTTCCACCTTCACGAATAGCAAATCTCATTCCTTCTTCAATAGCTACTGGGTAAATAAGTTTAATTGTCATTTCAACATTATCACCTGGCATAACCATTTCGACTCCTGCTGGGAAGTCAATAAGTTCACCAGTAACATCTGCTGTTCTGATAAAGAATTGTGGTTTGTAACCTTTTTGGAATGGAGTATGTCTTCCACCTTCTTCTTTCTTCAAAACGTAAACTTGTGCTTTGAATGTTGTATGAGGTGTAATTGAACCTGGTTTTGCAAGAACTTGTCCTCTTTCTACTTCATCTTTATCAATACCTCTTAACAAACAACCAACGTTGTCTCCTGCAATACCTTCATCAAGAATTTTTCTGAACATTTCAACACTTGTAACAACTGTTTTTTGAATTTCATAACTCATACCAACGATTTCAACTTCATCTCCGGGTTTAATAACACCACGTTCAATTCTTCCAGTAACAACTGTTCCTCTACCGGTAATTGAGAATACATCTTCAACAGGCATAAGGAATGGTTTATCAATTTCTCTTTGTGGTTCTGGGAAATATGAATCCATTGCATCAAGAAGTTCTTTTATTGAGTTATAAGCTTCATCATTAGGATCATCTGATGCCTCTACTGCTTTAAGAGCAGAACCTCTAATTACTGGTAAATCATCACCAGGAAATTCATATTTGCTAAGAAGATCTCTTACTTCCATTTCAACAAGATCGATAAGTTCTTCGTCGTCAACCATATCTGTTTTGTTGATGTAAACAATCATTGCAGGAACATTAACTTGTCTTGCAAGAAGAACGTGTTCTCTTGTTTGTGGCATTGGTCCATCCGTTGCTGCAACAACAAGGATAGCACCATCCATTTGAGCAGCACCAGTAATCATGTTTTTAATGTAGTCAGCATGTCCTGGACAGTCGATATGTGCATAGTGTCTTTTTTCTGTTTCATATTCAATGTGTGCAATGTTGATGGTAATTCCTCTCTGTTTTTCTTCTGGAGCTTTATCGATTTGTTCATATGGTGTATAATCTGCTCTTCCAAACAAAGATAAGTACTTTGTAATCGCCGCTGTAAGTGTGGTTTTTCCATGGTCAATGTGTCCAATAGTACCTACATTAAGGTGAGGCTTACTTCTCACAAACTTTTCTTTTGCCATAATTCACCCTCCTTTAAATTTCGTGGTTATTTTTTCAAAATTTTCTCTGCAATTTTTTCAGGTACTTTATCATAATGTGAAAGTACCATTGTATAAGTTGCTCTTCCTTGTGATAACGATCTCAAATCCGTTGCATAACCAAACATTTCTGAAAGTGGAACAAGAGCTTTTATAATTCTTAAATGTCCTTTTGTTTCAAGAGAATCAATATGTGCTCTTCTTGAATTTAAATCTGCTATTATATTACCCATATACTCTTCGGGAGTCGTTATTTCAACTTTCATGATAGGTTCAAGTAAAACGGGTTTTGCATGTCTTAGAGCCTCTTTAAACGCCATACTTGCAGCTATTTTAAACGCCATTTCTGAAGAATCGACTTCGTGATATGAACCATCCAATAATATTGCCTTTATTCCAACCATTGGATAACCCGCAATGTATCCACTTTGAGCAGCTTCTTTTACTCCTTCTTCAATTGCTGGGACATATTCCTTAGGTATCACTCCTCCAACTGTCCTATCCTCAAATTCGAAAGTTTTTGTTAGCTCTAATGGTTCGAATCTCATCTTTACATGTCCATATTGACCGCGTCCACCGCTTTGTCTAATGTATTTTCCCTCAGCTTCAGCAGGAACTTGGATTGTTTCCCTATATGCAACCTGCGGTTTTCCTACCCTTACACTTGTGTTAAATTCTCTTTTGAGTCTATCGACAATTATCTCCAAGTGAAGTTCTCCCATTCCAGAAATAATAGTTTCACCAGTTTCATGATCAACATATGCTCTGAACGAAGGATCTTCATCACTTAACATGGTTAAAGCTCTTGAAAGTTTGTCTTGATCATTTTTAGTAGCTGGCTCAACTGCTATTGAAATTACTGGTTCTGGAAATTCCATTTTCTCCAAAATAACTGGCCTTTTTTCGTCGCAGAGTGTATCCCCAGTCTTAGTTTCTTTCAATCCTATAGCTGCAACTATATCTCCTGCCCTGACGTATTCAACATCTTCTCTTTTATCAGCATGCATGAAAATAAGCCTTGAAACTCTTTCTTTCTTCCCTTTTGAAGAGTTATAAACATAGCTTCCTTTCTCGAGTCGGCCACTGTAGACTCTAAAGAAAGTTAACTTTCCAACATAAGGATCAGCTTGTATTTTAAACGCAAGCGCCGTAAATGGTTCATTCTCATCGGGTTTTATCTCTATTTCTTCACCGTCCTTAGTCCAACCTTTAAGGGGTGGCATATCCAAAGGTGACGGCAAATAATCTAAAACAGCATCAAGTAATGGTTGGACTCCTTTATTCATTTTCGCTGAACCACAAAGAACTGGTGTAGCTTTATTTTCAATTGTCGCTCTTCTCAAAGCTTTCTTTATTAATTCTTGGGAAATTTCTTCTCCTTCCAAATAAAGCTCCATAACTTCATCATCTATTTCTGCTATTTTTTCTAACATTTCCTCTCGCATTTCTTCGGCCCTTGCTAAATATTCTTCGGGGATCTCTTCATACACCATCTCCGTACCATCTTCGTTTAACCATTTAATAGCTTTCATTTGAATTAAGTCAATAACACCTTCAAATTTATCTTCAGCTCCCATGGGCATCTGTATAGGAATAGGATTAGCACCTAATCTTTCTATCATAGATTTCACAGACATATCAAAATCTGCACCAATCTTATCCATCTTGTTCATAAAAGCAATTCTTGGAACATTGTATTTATCAGCTTGTCTCCACACTGTTTCTGACTGTGGTTCAACTCCAGCAGCTGCATCAAAAACAGCTATAGCTCCATCCAGTACTCTTAAAGCTCGCTCAACTTCAATAGTAAAGTCAACGTGCCCAGGGGTATCAATAATATTGATTCTATGATCTTTCCACATACAAGTTGTAGCTGCAGAAACAATGGTAATACCTCGTTCTTTCTCTTGAATCATCCAATCCATTGTAGCAGTTCCATCATCAACACTACCAAGAATATGTTTTCTACCGGTGTAATACAAAATACGCTCGGTAGTTGTTGTTTTACCTGCATCTATATGAGCCATTATTCCTATGTTTCTTAACTTTCTCAGGTCAACATAAATTGCTCGAATTTCTTTCATGCTTTCCTCCCTATTTACCACTTAAAGTGCGCAAATGCTCTGTTGGCTTCTGCCATTCTATGTACATCTTCTTTCTTTTTAATAGCTGTTCCTGTGTTATTAAAAGCATTAACTAATTCTTCACCAAGTTTTTCCGCCATTGGTTTTCCTTTTCTGGATCTGGCAGCCTCTACTATCCATCTTAAAGCTAATGAGGTTTTTCTGGGTTCTTGTACTTCAATTGGGACTTGGTATGTTGCCCCACCAACCCTTCTCGGTCTTACTTCAACCAAAGGTCTCACATTATCAATCGCTTGATGTAATGCTTCAAGAGGTTCTTTCTTTGTTTTTTCAGCCAAAATTTCCATAGCTTTATATACTATTTTTTGAGCTATTGATTTTTTTCCATCCCACATAACCCTATTTATAAGCTTAGAAACTAATACATCATTGTAAATTGGATCGGGTGGGACCTTTCTAATTTCCGCTCTTCTTCTTCTCATGAACTTTTCCCTCCCAAATTATTTCTTTGGTCTTTTGGTACCATATTTACTTCTTGATTGTTTTCTATTCTCAACTCCGGCAGCATCTAATGTACCACGTATAATTTTATACCTAATACCTGGCAAATCTTTAACCCTTCCACCTCTGATCAATACTACAGAGTGTTCCTGTAAATTATGACCAATACCAGGAATGTAAGCAGTAACTTCTATTCCATTGCTTAATCTTACCCTGGCAATTTTTCTCAAAGCTGAATTCGGTTTTTTAGGTGTCATTGTTGAAACCCTAATACAGACTCCTCTTTTTTGTGGATGTCCTTGTAAAGCAGGAGATTTTGATTTTTCTTTTATTACTTTTCTACCAAACCTAACCAATTGGTTTATAGTAGGCATCTAAACCCTCCCTTCAAAAACTGTTCACTTTTATAAATCATTTCAGCCACGCCGCAATTAAATTTCATTCCAAAGTTTATTATAAACTCAAATATGTAACTTGTCTTGAAAAATACGTGAACATTTTGTTGCGTCCACGCTCTCGTGCGTTTTAAAAACATTCCTGACAAAAAAAGAGGGCTTAAAGCCCTCTGGCTGGGGCGGTAGGACTCGAACCTACACTGCTGGAGCCAAAGTCCAGTGTCCTGCCAGTTAGACGACGCCCCAACTTACAGAAACTCAAAGGGGCAAGTTGCCCCCTCTGGTGGGTGCGGCAGGGATTGAACCTGCGGCCTCTTCCGCGTCAAGGAAGCGCTCTCCCACTGAGCTACGCACCCAAACCGTGATTATTTTAACACAACTATTCTTATTGTCAAGATTTTTATATTCGATATTTTCATGTATAATATTAATGATTAATAATGGTCAATAATATTTTGAGGTGACAAAATGATTGTCAATGAAAAAAATTATTATTCACGGCTTGATAAATTCTTACGAAAAAACTTTCCAAATTTACCATTATCTGTTATTTACAAATTTATTCGCACGGGGAAAATACTAGTAAATGGTAAAAAGGTTAAAAATCCTTCGTTTGAAATTGAAATTGGAGATGAAATAAAAATTAATGAATCTTTAGAGAAATATAGTAGAGAAGTTAAAAATACTATAAAACCTATCAAAATGAAACTTGATATAATTTATGAAAATGAAGATCTATTAGTGATAAACAAACCTTCGGGAATACCTCTTCATCCAGGAAAAGGTATTCATGTCGCAACGCTTATTGAAGGATTACTTTACTACGGCCAACAAAAGGGTTTTAAACCACATTTGGTTCACAGACTTGATAAACACACTTCAGGAATTTTAGTAGTTGCAAAAAACACAAAAGCTGCAAGAATTCTTGGTGAAATAATTTCGTCCCGAAGTGTTGAAAAAGAATACGTAACTTTAGTAAAAGGAAAATTAAACAAAGCTGGTAAAATTGATTTGCCGATTGAAGGAAAAGATTCTCTAACCCTTTTTACTACAAAAGAAATTTTTAAAACTGAAATAGGATTTTTTTCATTATTACATGTAATAATTAAAACCGGTAGAAAACACCAGATAAGAAGACATTTTTCAAACATTGGACATCCTGTAATCGGAGATGATGTGTATGGTGACAGAAAATTAAATAGAGAGTTTCGAAGAAACTTCGGATTGAAAAGGTATTTTCTCCATTGCAAAAGAATGAGTTTTTATTATGAAGGTAAAAAGATAGATGTTCAAGCTAAACTAACAGAAGATCTTGAATTTGTTATAAAAAAAGTAAAGGAAGGTGTCTAATTGAAAAAAACAATAGTTTTTTTTCTATTACTAAATCTTTTTTTATCGATATTTTCAATTAACATTTATATTAACACTTTTGATAATTCGATCATTATTAATAGAAAAGTTTATCCAATAGAAGGTTCCCCTGAAAAATTCAGGGGAAAAATCAAGGAATATTTTAAAGGAATTAATATTCCTAATGCTCATATCCCTTCAAATTTATTGATTCTTGAAGATGGTCAAACAATTGGTAGCAAAGGAACTATACGAGTCCCACAAGAAGTATTTAAAAATCTATTAGAACTCTATCAGAAAAATCTCATCGAAAATTTCATAATTGACTACTATCCCATTGAAATATATCAGAACAAAATATTAGTTAGAAATCTTACAAAGAGAACTAAGTTAGTAGAATATTTAAATATCTTTCTCGATGAATATGAAATCCCATACCTCGACATCTACTATGGAGAATATGATATAACACCAGAAGTACCAAAAATAAAGTTAACAACCTTTACATTTCCCGATTATGGATTCTATCAAGTTGGATTTGAAGACAAAGGAAAAGTACTACTCAAAACCTACATCAACGGTTCTCTTTCCGATAACTATGGAACTTTAAATCCAGGCACATACACTTTTTTCATCTCCGCCATCGATGAAATAGGATTAGAATCTTCTTTAACTGAGCAAATAATCGTTCCAAAATCCGTAAGAATATTAAAAAATGAAATTTACGAACTTGGAAGCAACTCAAGGTTTGGCACTCTAAACTTTGTTGGAAATAGAAATTTTTATGAAATCACCCCTTATATTGCTACTATCACGAACGTTATAGTAAAAGACACTTCAAAACCAAAAATAAAAATAGATTTTGAAAAATTATTTAACGGATACTGTGCTATTAATGTAAATGTTTCTGATTTTTCCGCAGTTAAATCTCAAATCTTACTAAATAATAAGGTAATCAGTAATGGTATTGTCAAATTAAAACCAGGAAAAAATCTTCTTTTAGTTTATTCAGAAGACGGTTTCGGCAACTTCACATTTTCTTTCAAAAATATCCAACTTTTTAACTCCCTCAATGAAAGCTTGGAATTTTTCGATAGAAAAAAATGGATAAACATTGGCGGTATCTTAATAAAGTCCCCTTATATAAAAACCTGGGTAAATCCAAACAAGAAGAGGTGGATTTATGAATCAAAAACAAATATCATTGAGATATTCCCTTAGATATATTAGCTTGATTATTTTTATTTTACTTGCATTTACATTGTCTTTTGTCAGATTTACTAATGACCTTAATAATTTGAAAGTAAAAATACTTTTCCAAGACGATCCTACACTCTTTTTTTATAACTCTCCGACAAATATACCCAAGAACACTGAATATGTAATATTAAAAGATATAACTTCTTTAAACACAAGCGAATTTCTTAAAAAACTTGGTAACAAAAAGTTAGGAATTTTAGAATTCAATGATTCTGAAATTCTTGCAAAGGAAATTGCAAGAATGCTACCT from Thermosipho atlanticus DSM 15807 includes the following:
- the rpsS gene encoding 30S ribosomal protein S19 is translated as MGRSTKKGPYVDPKLLKKIRQLNESGEKKIIKTWSRASMIIPEMVGHTIAVYNGIKHIPVYITENMVGHRLGEFSFTRRFGGHADKSASKGQVKK
- the rplB gene encoding 50S ribosomal protein L2, which translates into the protein MGLRRFKPTSPGRRQMIIPDFSEITKREPEKSLTVPLKKTGGRNNYGRVTVRFRGGGHKRRYRIIDFKRDKINIPAKVVSIEYDPNRTARIALLVYADGEKRYILAPQGLKVGDTIQSGPDAEIKPGNALPLENIPVGTIVHNVEFIPGKGGQIARSAGSSCQLMAKEGNYALLKMPSGELRKVPVKCYATVGVVSNEDHKNEVDGKAGRVRWMGRKPHVRGVAMNPVDHPHGGGEGRGKGHHPQSPWGQLAKGYKTRRGKKASDKLIVRRRNG
- the rplW gene encoding 50S ribosomal protein L23 — protein: MKNYADIVIRPIVSEKAYYAREDRKYVFEVVKDANKIQIKEAIEKLFKVKVEKVNVINVKPKPKRDIRRGALAREGYTRSWKKAIVTLKEGYTIKELEGEH
- the rplD gene encoding 50S ribosomal protein L4; this encodes MATLDLLNIQGEKVGAIELKDEVFAIEPNFDLMWRYVDMQLTNSRSGTASTKTRGEVSGGGRKPWPQKHMGRARQGSIRAPHWRHGGVAHGPKPKVYFKRLNKKMKKLALKSALSLRLKEGNLIVLDELKFERAKTKELKEILKNLGLEENKVLFVLPKKVEGYENVKISGRNIPGVKVIIADNPGTEKVTIDGLNVYDILNHDKLVLIQGTVQKIEEVLG
- the rplC gene encoding 50S ribosomal protein L3 — encoded protein: MKMIIGRKIGMTRVFKDDKVIPVTVIKAGPCYVIQKKTLETDGYNAIQLGFEEARKVNKPMEGVFKKAGVKPLKILKEFRVEEPEKFEIGQEIKVDIFEEGDKIDITGWSKGRGFAGAMKRWGFRGGPKSHGAKFHRELGSVGQHSEPARIFKGKKMPGQYGNERVTILNSEIVKIDVENNLIAVKGGVPGARGGLVLIRAAKRG
- the rpsJ gene encoding 30S ribosomal protein S10, with amino-acid sequence MPGQKIRIRLKAYDHKLLDESAKKIVDVVKETNAKVSGPIPLPTERTLYVVLRSPLKHKDSREQFEKRVHKRLIDIVEPTPKTIDALMKINLPAGVDVEINL
- the tuf gene encoding elongation factor Tu yields the protein MAKEKFVRSKPHLNVGTIGHIDHGKTTLTAAITKYLSLFGRADYTPYEQIDKAPEEKQRGITINIAHIEYETEKRHYAHIDCPGHADYIKNMITGAAQMDGAILVVAATDGPMPQTREHVLLARQVNVPAMIVYINKTDMVDDEELIDLVEMEVRDLLSKYEFPGDDLPVIRGSALKAVEASDDPNDEAYNSIKELLDAMDSYFPEPQREIDKPFLMPVEDVFSITGRGTVVTGRIERGVIKPGDEVEIVGMSYEIQKTVVTSVEMFRKILDEGIAGDNVGCLLRGIDKDEVERGQVLAKPGSITPHTTFKAQVYVLKKEEGGRHTPFQKGYKPQFFIRTADVTGELIDFPAGVEMVMPGDNVEMTIKLIYPVAIEEGMRFAIREGGRTVGAGVVTAIVE
- the fusA gene encoding elongation factor G, whose product is MKEIRAIYVDLRKLRNIGIMAHIDAGKTTTTERILYYTGRKHILGSVDDGTATMDWMIQEKERGITIVSAATTCMWKDHRINIIDTPGHVDFTIEVERALRVLDGAIAVFDAAAGVEPQSETVWRQADKYNVPRIAFMNKMDKIGADFDMSVKSMIERLGANPIPIQMPMGAEDKFEGVIDLIQMKAIKWLNEDGTEMVYEEIPEEYLARAEEMREEMLEKIAEIDDEVMELYLEGEEISQELIKKALRRATIENKATPVLCGSAKMNKGVQPLLDAVLDYLPSPLDMPPLKGWTKDGEEIEIKPDENEPFTALAFKIQADPYVGKLTFFRVYSGRLEKGSYVYNSSKGKKERVSRLIFMHADKREDVEYVRAGDIVAAIGLKETKTGDTLCDEKRPVILEKMEFPEPVISIAVEPATKNDQDKLSRALTMLSDEDPSFRAYVDHETGETIISGMGELHLEIIVDRLKREFNTSVRVGKPQVAYRETIQVPAEAEGKYIRQSGGRGQYGHVKMRFEPLELTKTFEFEDRTVGGVIPKEYVPAIEEGVKEAAQSGYIAGYPMVGIKAILLDGSYHEVDSSEMAFKIAASMAFKEALRHAKPVLLEPIMKVEITTPEEYMGNIIADLNSRRAHIDSLETKGHLRIIKALVPLSEMFGYATDLRSLSQGRATYTMVLSHYDKVPEKIAEKILKK
- the rpsG gene encoding 30S ribosomal protein S7 translates to MRRRRAEIRKVPPDPIYNDVLVSKLINRVMWDGKKSIAQKIVYKAMEILAEKTKKEPLEALHQAIDNVRPLVEVRPRRVGGATYQVPIEVQEPRKTSLALRWIVEAARSRKGKPMAEKLGEELVNAFNNTGTAIKKKEDVHRMAEANRAFAHFKW
- the rpsL gene encoding 30S ribosomal protein S12, with amino-acid sequence MPTINQLVRFGRKVIKEKSKSPALQGHPQKRGVCIRVSTMTPKKPNSALRKIARVRLSNGIEVTAYIPGIGHNLQEHSVVLIRGGRVKDLPGIRYKIIRGTLDAAGVENRKQSRSKYGTKRPKK
- a CDS encoding RluA family pseudouridine synthase, producing MIVNEKNYYSRLDKFLRKNFPNLPLSVIYKFIRTGKILVNGKKVKNPSFEIEIGDEIKINESLEKYSREVKNTIKPIKMKLDIIYENEDLLVINKPSGIPLHPGKGIHVATLIEGLLYYGQQKGFKPHLVHRLDKHTSGILVVAKNTKAARILGEIISSRSVEKEYVTLVKGKLNKAGKIDLPIEGKDSLTLFTTKEIFKTEIGFFSLLHVIIKTGRKHQIRRHFSNIGHPVIGDDVYGDRKLNREFRRNFGLKRYFLHCKRMSFYYEGKKIDVQAKLTEDLEFVIKKVKEGV